One genomic segment of Agromyces intestinalis includes these proteins:
- a CDS encoding LysR family transcriptional regulator, producing MNLEQLRSFVEVARFGNFTRAAEELHLAQPSLSRQIAALERDLGAELFHRARGGSTLTIAGESLLPLARRMLADAASVRRELAELAGLERGRVRLGATPTLCISLVAEVLSAFHAEHPAIELHLSEQGSHRLLDELASGELDLALITTSDATTPERFTVTPLLVEELVVVSAASAPPVARGRSIRLAEVASLPQIVFSSTYDLRSATDAAFAAAGLAPDVVLEGAEMDAVLRFAERGLGVAIVPAMVLIDRPGLRSVRLEAPTLTRSISLARPADVAPTAAVDVMQRTIAATATAFAARAGETMRLAR from the coding sequence ATGAACCTCGAGCAGCTGCGCAGCTTCGTCGAGGTGGCCCGCTTCGGCAACTTCACGCGGGCCGCCGAAGAGCTGCACCTCGCCCAGCCGTCGCTCAGCCGCCAGATCGCCGCACTCGAACGCGACCTCGGTGCCGAGCTCTTCCACCGTGCCCGCGGCGGCAGCACGCTGACCATCGCGGGAGAGTCGCTGCTGCCGCTCGCCCGGCGCATGCTCGCCGACGCGGCATCCGTTCGGCGCGAGCTGGCCGAGCTCGCCGGGCTCGAACGCGGTCGGGTGCGCCTCGGCGCGACTCCGACGCTCTGCATCAGCCTGGTCGCCGAGGTGCTGAGCGCGTTCCACGCGGAGCATCCGGCCATCGAACTCCACCTCTCCGAACAGGGCTCGCACCGGCTGCTCGACGAGCTCGCCTCGGGCGAGCTCGACCTCGCGCTCATCACGACGTCGGATGCCACGACCCCCGAGCGCTTCACGGTGACGCCGCTGCTCGTCGAGGAGTTGGTGGTCGTATCGGCCGCGAGCGCGCCGCCGGTCGCGCGCGGCCGGTCCATCAGGCTCGCGGAGGTGGCGAGCCTGCCGCAGATCGTCTTCAGCTCGACCTACGACCTGCGCAGTGCGACGGACGCCGCGTTCGCCGCCGCGGGCCTCGCACCCGACGTCGTGCTCGAGGGCGCCGAGATGGACGCGGTGCTGCGGTTCGCCGAGCGCGGCCTCGGGGTCGCGATCGTGCCCGCGATGGTGCTCATCGACCGCCCGGGGCTGCGGTCGGTGCGGCTCGAAGCGCCGACGCTCACCAGGTCGATCAGCCTCGCCCGCCCGGCCGACGTGGCGCCGACCGCCGCGGTCGACGTCATGCAGCGCACGATCGCCGCGACCGCGACCGCATTCGCTGCGCGGGCGGGCGAGACGATGCGGCTCGCGCGGTGA